A genomic window from Lotus japonicus ecotype B-129 chromosome 1, LjGifu_v1.2 includes:
- the LOC130730221 gene encoding BTB/POZ domain-containing protein FBL11: protein MEVSDDDDHVFLVCTNPDDPIDETTETLNQEILVSTTDLLVWDSPAILSFQTIKVQAHRSRLIEQSLYFRGLLSGSFSESCLGSITISWNVRVFMQILKHMYGVSLDIAMDNIIPLYEGALYFGVETLLLKCETWLSEVFSPKGFQSTQIQIEDLIETWKFGLEHGSEFILNLCVGYLARNFMWAMHSNSFRKIPYDLLLSSVKHSHLTVDSEMHLSDALLFWLESNMESLDRPCENEGNCSGILKQIRVGLLPLWVAAGKRNSFYFRLLAEESLDSIFRILPMGSLEIFGYSDLQHLRIRLTEYSKRVNLSNCPQITSEILLLSLIPSSYLTDPMGKKIIEQFIANSGHPIRDQYAFPQKLLNTFTFEVVQELDISKCRRLLIEQAVDYFSQSFPSLRILKATYLLSIRTTSFLKSLEKCPLICEIDLTVDTTPIIPASVTVLSSSHAVVPLVPEKTSSLKYQALETMSIHESRPPLSNVTKLTLEGRTDVSDLTLQHISKFCVSLCHLNIKGCTSVTDIGISDLIRGCKKLNSIVVCDTSFGINSVQALCSTISDSGDFPSLHSRDEHLNSVVSNLQTLHMGGCRDISESSLQELMSQTQVLKSLCLRGTDLVDQALYNYRGSSLKMLDVSNTKISGAALTYVVHRNPSLKCLKARGCRNLFQGNSFNEKRGYIFSSLHEELHAELGNMCRLDEIEFGWGVSSFSLSALEPALMSLKTINIGLGGMLGEEALRQLPAICPLLETIILHFQVISDIIVTKLVNSLLNLQELALCYCFGEISMSSFEFLMQNLRKLRLERVTPWMTNGDLVILTQNCRNLVELSLLGCPLLNSDSQQIISRGWPGLVSIYLEECGEITANGVSGLLDCKALEDLLLRHNGPGLQRNLVFHAASEMPLLRKLSLDICDASEGDFDIPNYADRHFLSTLKIARCKSQRCAFNLPDIAPRGRRRSVHVETLVLVWNSRGLIRTVVKERL from the exons ATGGAGGTCTCCGATGACGATGATCACGTTTTCCTGGTTTGCACAAACCCCGATGATCCAATCGATGAAACCACCGAGACTCTCAACCAAGAGATTCTCGTGTCAACTACAGATCTCCTCGTTTGGGATTCACCAGCGATTCTCAGTTTCCAAACAATCAAAGTTCAGGCACATCGCAGTAG GCTCATTGAACAATCTCTGTATTTCAGAGGCCTCCTCAGTGGGAGCTTCAG TGAATCATGCTTGGGCTCTATCACGATCAGTTGGAATGTGCGTGTGTTTATGCAAATTCTTAAGCATATGTATGGTGTCTCATTGGATATTGCCATGGATAACATCATCCCTCTTTATGAG GGTGCGCTTTATTTTGGAGTGGAGACACTTCTGTTGAAGTGTGAGACTTGGCTTTCTGAGGTATTCTCACCCAAAGGATTTCAATCAACACAAATACAAATAGAGGATTTGATCGAAACTTGGAAATTTGGTTTGGAGCACG GAAGTGAATTTATCCTGAACTTGTGTGTGGGCTACCTAGCAAGAAATTTT ATGTGGGCAATGCATAGCAACTCTTTTAGAAAAATTCCATATGACCTGCTGTTATCTTCAGTGAAGCACTCTCACTTGACTGTTGACAG TGAGATGCATCTCTCTGATGCACTTCTTTTCTGGCTCGAAAGTAACATGGAAAGTTTGGATAGGCCATGCGAAAATGAAGGCAACTGCAGTGGAATTTTAAAACAG ATTCGTGTGGGCCTTTTGCCTTTGTGGGTTGCTGCAG GAAAAAGAAACTCTTTTTATTTTAGGCTGCTGGCTGAGGAAAGCCTTGATTCAATTTTCAGAATTCTACCTATGGGCTCACTTGAAATTTTTGGCTACAGTGACTTGCAACATCTCAGGATTCGACTGACAGAATATTCGAAG AGGGTGAACCTTTCCAATTGTCCACAAATAACATCTGAAATACTCCTTTTGTCACTCATCCCTTCATCATACTTAACGGATCCCATGGGAAAGAAGATTATTGAACAGTTCATTGCTAATTCTGGACATCCTATTAGAGATCAATATGCATTCCCACAGAAACTGTTAAACACCTTTACCTTTGAAGTAGTCCAGGAGCTGGATATCTCAAAGTGTCGAAGATTGCTTATTGAACAAGCTGTTGATTACTTCAGCCAATCCTTTCCTTCTTTAAGAATATTGAAAGCAACTTATCTTTTGAGCATCAGGACAACCAGTTTCCTTAAATCACTGGAGAAGTGCCCTTTGATCTGTGAAATTGATTTGACTGTTGATACTACTCCAATAATACCAGCATCAGTTACAGTTTTATCCTCTAGTCATGCTGTGGTACCACTGGTACCGGAGAAGACCTCAAGTCTTAAATACCAAGCACTGGAAACCATGTCTATTCATGAATCTAGGCCTCCACTTTCTAATGTTACAAAACTCACATTGGAAGGAAGAACTGATGTCAGTG ATTTGACTCTCCAGCATATCTCCAAATTCTGTGTTTCATTATGTCACCTGAATATTAAAGGATGCACTTCGGTCACTGATATTGGCATATCAGATCTCATACGTGGATGTAAAAAACTTAATTCAATTGTGGTTTGTGATACTTCATTTGGGATAAATTCAGTTCAAGCTCTTTGCTCAACTATTTCTGATAGTGGTGACTTTCCCTCTCTTCATTCTAGAGACGAGCATTTGAATTCTGTGGTGTCTAATCTTCAAACACTGCATATGGGTGGCTGCAGAG ATATTTCTGAGTCATCTCTACAAGAACTTATGTCTCAAACACAAGTTTTGAAGAGTTTGTGCCTGAGAGGGACTGACCTGGTTGACCAGGCTCTATATAATTACCGAGGTTCTTCCTTGAAGATGCTTGATGTTTCAAATACCAAG ATTTCTGGAGCTGCATTAACATATGTTGTTCATCGAAATCCAAGTTTGAAATGTCTGAAAGCAAGAGGTTGTAGAAATTTGTTTCAAGGGAACAGTTTTAACGAAAAGAGAGGATATATCTTTTCCTCTTTGCATGAAGAACTGCATGCTGAGTTAGGAAATATGTGTAGATTGGATGAAATTGAATTTGGTTGGGGTGTTTCTTCCTTCTCTCTTAGTGCTCTAGAACCTGCATTGATGTCATTGAAGACCATCAATATAGGTTTAGGTGGGATGTTAGGTGAAGAGGCATTGAGACAATTGCCTGCAATCTGTCCATTGCTCGAAACAATAATCCTTCATTTTCAG GTAATATCTGATATCATCGTGACAAAATTAGTTAACTCATTGTTAAACTTGCAAGAATTAGCTCTGTGCTATTGTTTTGGTGAGATATCCATGTCAAGCTTTGAATTTCTCATGCAAAATCTAAGAAAGCTGAGGCTTGAAAGAGTAACCCCGTGGATGACCAACGGTGATTTGGTTATTCTAACACAAAACTGCAGAAATTTGGTTGAGCTTTCATTGTTGGGATGTCCTCTTCTTAACTCAG ATTCTCAACAGATAATTTCTCGAGGATGGCCAGGTTTGGTCTCTATTTATTTAGAG GAATGTGGAGAAATAACAGCAAATGGGGTCTCTGGTCTTCTTGACTGCAAAGCTCTTGAAGATCTCCTGTTGCGTCATAAT GGCCCTGGGCTACAAAGAAACTTAGTTTTTCATGCTGCTTCAGAG ATGCCATTGCTTCGAAAATTGTCACTGGATATATGTGATGCAAGTGAAGGTGATTTTGACATTCCAAAT TATGCAGATAGACACTTCTTAAGCACCTTGAAGATAGCAAGATGCAAATCTCAAAGATGTGCATTTAATCTCCCAGACATTGCCCCTAGGGGTCGTAGAAGATCTGTGCACGTTGAAACGCTGGTGCTTGTGTGGAACAGCAGAGGTCTCATCAGAACAGTGGTGAAGGAAAGGCTTTAG
- the LOC130730223 gene encoding uncharacterized protein LOC130730223 produces MALSDDYDHVILLCIDPEPKEETAETLNEEILVSTTDILVWDLPTILSFKTIKVQAHRSRLIEQSLYFRSFFRGISSVREPCLGSITINWNVSEFLQILKHMYGCQVDIAKDNLTALRECALYFGVETLILKCERFSEGLLPKRTMSLRECCYPTPKSYDYAGSIMVPPIYASSFESMPDLISLVKQNQFGGGITEDPYLHLVRFLGICGIVKIKGASDDAIRLRLFPFSLKDEADNWLYDQPKRSIYTWDDLASQFMGRYFHFYKRAKMRNEITFFVQQDNESLYDAWERFKELLRKCPQHSLPEWLQVRTFYNGLVPSAQDMFDAACGGYVSLKTPEEALDIIETLAVNAANSWSDMQSQRGALEVETPDALQAQIKVLSQQLARLTQQLSSMQAKAVATPTLDCDFYKDPYENGNYQANQQVEQVNILGQQNSFSQGWNNQFDFSQGPQDSLGNSSFQGQGESFNYSSDRLASLENIVKKLAINTSNFVSEFQEPRGLFEEFGESSRENY; encoded by the exons ATGGCGCTCTCAGATGACTATGATCACGTTATCCTGCTCTGTATAGACCCCGAGCCAAAAGAAGAAACAGCGGAGACCCTAAACGAAGAGATTCTCGTGTCAACCACAGATATCCTCGTTTGGGATTTGCCAACCATTCTCAGTTTCAAGACAATCAAAGTTCAGGCACACCGCAGTAG GCTCATTGAACAATCTTTGTATTTCCGAAGCTTCTTCCGCGGGATCAGCAGCGTCAG GGAACCATGCTTGGGCTCTATTACTATCAATTGGAATGTGAGTGAGTTTCTGCAAATTCTTAAGCATATGTATGGCTGTCAAGTGGATATTGCCAAGGATAACCTCACCGCTCTCCGTGAG TGTGCGCTTTATTTTGGAGTGGAGACACTTATCTTAAAGTGTGAGAGGTTTTCTGAGGGATTACTGCCCAAAAGAACAATGTCGCTGAGGGAATGCTGTTACCCTACTCCCAAATCTTATGACTATGCGGGTAGCATTATGGTGCCACCGATCTATGCTAGCAGTTTCGAAAGCATGCCTGATCTTATCAGTCTTGTCAAACAGAACCAATTTGGGGGAGGGATCACTGAAGACCCTTACTTACATTTGGTTAGATTTTTAGGCATATGTGGTATTGTCAAGATAAAAGGAGCCTCAGACGATGCCATCCGCTTAAGGCTTTTCCCCTTCTCTTTGAAAGACGAGGCTGATAATTGGTTATATGATCAACCAAAAAGGAGCATATACACATGGGATGACTTGGCCAGCCAATTTATGGGGAGATACTTCCACTTCTATAAACGGGCCAAGATGAGAAATGAAATTACATTTTTTGTCCAACAGGATAATGAGTCTCTCTATGATGCTTGGGAGAGATTTAAGGAGTTATTGAGAAAATGCCCTCAACATTCCCTTCCTGAATGGCTGCAGGTCCGGACCTTCTACAACGGTTTGGTACCCTCTGCTCAAGACATGTTCGATGCAGCCTGTGGTGGATATGTCAGTTTGAAGACTCCAGAAGAAGCCCTAGATATCATTGAAACTTTGGCTGTCAATGCTGCAAATTCTTGGAGTGATATGCAAAGCCAAAGAGGAGCGCTAGAAGTTGAAACCCCTGATGCTCTCCAGGCTCAAATCAAGGTGCTGTCTCAACAGTTGGCGAGGTTGACACAACAATTATCAAGCATGCAAGCTAAGGCGGTTGCCACACCCACCTTAGATTGTGACTTCTACAAGGACCCATATGAAAATGGGAATTATCAAGCCAACCAACAAGTAGAACAAGTTAACATCTTGGGGCAACAAAATTCTTTCAGCCAAGGATGGAataatcaatttgatttttCCCAAGGCCCACAAGATAGTCTAGGAAACTCCTCCTTCCAAGGCCAAGGAGAGTCATTTAACTACAGCTCCGACAGACTTGCCTCATTGGAAAACATCGTTAAGAAGTTGGCCATTAATACGTCCAATTTTGTCAGTGAGTTTCAAGAACCAAGAGGTCTCTTTGAAGAATTTGGAGAATCAAGTAGGGAAAATTACTAA